The Sphingopyxis sp. YR583 DNA segment GGCGAGGCAGGTCGTCTTACCAGAGTCGACCGCGAAAGGAATGATATGAGCAAGACGAGCAGCGGGGGCGCGCTGGAAGGCATCAAGGTTGTCGAGATGGGTCAGCTGATCGCTGGCCCCTTCTGCGGCCAATTGCTCGGCGACATGGGCGCCGAGATCGTCAAGCTCGAACCGCCGGTGACGGGCGACCAGATGCGCAACTGGGGCCAGGGCGACAAACCGAGCTGGTGGCGCGTCATCGCGCGCAACAAATATTCGGTCGCCGTCGATCTGCGCAGCGAAGAGGGTCAGGCGCTCGCACGCGAGCTGATCGCCAAAGCCGATATCCTGATCGAGAATTTCCGCCCCGGCACGCTCGAAAAATGGAACCTCGATCCCGCGGAACTGCGCAAGACGAACCCGGGGCTGATCGTCGTGCGTGTATCGGGTTACGGGCAAACCGGCCCCTATTCCGCCCGCGCCGGTTTCGGCGGCATCGGCGAGGCGATGGGCGGCTGGCGCGGAATCGTCGGCTATCCCGACCTGCCGCCGGCACGCATGGGGGTGTCGATCGGCGATACGCTCGCCGCCACTTACGGGTGTATGGGCGCGCTTGCCGCGCTCCACCATCGCAGCAAGACCGGCGAAGGCCAAGTCGTCGACTCGGCGCTTTATGAAGCGGTGCTGCAGGTCATGGAATCGACGGTTTCCGACTATTCGGCGAGCGGGACGAAGCGCCGCCGCACCGGCTCCACCCTGCCCGCGATCGCGCCGTCGAACGTCTATCCCTGCAAGGACGGCGAATATCTGATCGGCGCCAACCAGGACGGCGTCTTCGCACGCCTCGCCGCCGCGATGGGGCGCCCCGAACTTGCCAGCGACGAACGCTATGCGACGCATCGCGCGCGGGGTGTGCGGCAGGAGGAACTCGATGCGCTGATCGGCGAATGGACGAAGACGCTGACGATCGCCGAGCTGGAAGCGAAGATGGTCGATGCCGGCGTTCCCGCGGGCCGCGTCTTTGATGCGGAGGATATGATGGCCGACCCGCATTTCGCCGCGCGCGATGCGCTCGTGACCGTTCCCGACGCGGAGCTGGGCGAAATCAGGATGCAGGGCGTCTTCCCGAAACTGTCGGCGACCCCGGGCAGCGTGCGCCGCCCCGCCCCGCTCGCGGTCGGGCAGGATACGGCGGATATCTTGAAACGCTGGCTTGGGCGGGAGGTTTGACGCGATGATCACGCTGTACGGCGGGCCGACTCCCAATGCGCGCAAGATCGCGATCGCGCTTGTTGAAATGGGGCTCGACTGGCGACTCGAATATATCGACATCCTCGCCGGCGATCAGCTCACCCCCGAATTTCTCGCGCTCAACCCGAACAACAAGACGCCCGTAATCGTCGACGACGATGGCCCCGGCGGCGCGCCGTTCACTCTTTGGGAAACGGGGGCGATCCTCCTCTATCTGGCCGAGAAGACTGGACGTTTCATGCCGGCCGATCCGACGAAGCGCGCGATCTGCTGGCAATGGCTGATGTTTCAGGTGTCCGGCGTCGGCCCGATGTTCGGGCAGGAAGCGCACTTCACCCATTATGCCAAGGACCGGCACGATTATGCGATCGCGCGCTACAGCCGCGAAGTCGACCGGCTGATGATGGTGCTCGACAAGCGCCTCGGCGAAGCCGAATGGCTCGCGGGCGACGATTATACGATCGCCGACATGGCGACGCTGCCCTATCTGCGCCGTCAGCTCATCGAAAAGGCCGGGCGCTTTCCGAACGTCGACCGCTGGGGCGCGGCGATGCTGGCGCGCCCCGCGGTCGCCGAGGGGATGCAGGCGGGCGTCGCGCGCGCCGAGACGATCGAAGGCGGGCTGACCGGCTTTACCGACGAGCATCGCGCGATCCTGTGGGGCGACCGCCAGCATGTGAAGCGTTGAGGTTGTCGGCGACGTCGGCGAACGCGGCCTGTCACTGTCCGAACAATTTGCCGATCGCATCGTCGAGATAGGGGCGGTCGACGAACAACCGCATCGGATCGCGGCGGTTGAGCCAGAAGCCCGCTCCATGCCGATCGGTCAATGCGCGCCGGGTCGTGTCCTGCAACAGGCGCAATCGCGCAACCGCAGTGCGCCGCGCCGTTCGCGGATCGGCCGGCACCTCGGACGCGAAATGCGCCCGGATCGTCTCGACCCGCGCCGCGACGACATCGCTATATCCCTGATGCGGTCCGCGGTGCAGCGCGTGGCCCGACAACAAGGCGGCAGGCTCGCAGGCGGGAAGCATCAGGCCGTTGCGACCGAAATGCTGAAGCGCAAAGCCTTCACCGACCAACTCCTCGAACATCGCGGCCATCTGGGCGCGCTGAAGCAACGCGATCGGAATCAGGTGATGACGCTGGAACCCGGTTTGCGGCGGCGGCGCTCTGTACCAGCCGCGTCCGGGCATCAGCTACCGCGGCCGAGCTCGACGATAACCGTCGATCGCTGACCCAATTTGCCCGGCGGCGGCAGCATCTCGACCCACTCGTCCGCCTCCAGACCGCGCATCGTCCGCGCATGCTCGACCGGCCCGTTGAGCATCATGTCGAGCGCGAGCCGCGAAAGCCGCCGCACCATATCGGCGACCGTCCAGCCATCGGGTATCCGTGCTTCCAGTTCCTGCCCGGAAAACAGCGCGAGCCCCCGCGTGCCGATGCTCGCGCCGCCATCGCCGATATCCTTGCGGCGGAATGCGACGAGATGGAGGATCGGCGGCATCCCGCTGACCAGCATTTCGGCGATCGACGCACGAAATTGCGGGGCGTCGGACCACAAACGCGCCGGCGACCAGAATATGTGGCTGGCGTCGCACAGGTCGATCAGCAGCACCATCATCTTGAAAAATTCGCGCATCCGCGTCGGCTCGCCGGCCGACGATTTCGGTCCGCCTTTGCGTCCGGGTTCGCGCTCCGGGACAAAAACCCAGCACAGACCCCCATCGCGCCATTGGCGCGGCAGGCTCGCGGCGAGCAGGCTCGTCGACGGGTGGTCGGGATCGGCGAGGTCGAGCGCTGCTGCGTCGGCAGGCCCGGCGAGGACCGACACAGCTCCGAATGTCAGGCGAAAACGCGGCGCGGCGATCAATGCCTCGGCGTCGCCGCTCGTGCCTTCGACCCGTTCGGGCTTCAACCCCATGCGGCGTAGTAGCGCTTCAATGCTCTCGCCCGCGCCGCGCTGCATCGCCGCTCCGACAATCAGGGCAAAGGGTTCCGGCGGAACCGGCAGAATCAGGCCATCATTGTTCCCGGCATGCATGGTGCTGCTCGCCCTTCGTGGGTTCACGCCTGCATCGCAAGACTTGCAACAATGTTCAAACGCTTATTCGAACATGTCGGGAAGTTAATCCCGGCCGCTGCGTCAGATCGCGACCTGGCTTCCCAGTTCGACGACGCGATTGGTCGGCAGGCGGAAATATTCCATCGCGCTTTCCGAATTGCGCAGCATCCACGCGAACAGCTTTTCGCGCCAGATAGGCATCCCCGGCTTGCTCGCCGCGATCAGCGTCTGCCGCGACAGGAAAAAGCTGGTCTCGATCATCTTGAACTCGCCGCCGCAGCTCGTGACGCGGGTCAGCGCTTCGGGCACGTCGATCGGCTGCATGAAACCGTAATTTAGCACCAACCGGTGGAACCCCTGCCCCAGATCTTCGAGCAGGCAGAATTTCTCCTCCTTCACGAAGGGCACGTCGGCGATCTTGATCGTCAGCAGGATGATCCGCGCGTGCAGCACCTTGTTGTGCTTGAGATTGTGGAGCAGCGCGTGCGGCACACCGTCGCTGCTCGACGTCATGAACACCGCGGTGCCGGGCACACGTGTCGCGCTGTTTGCGGCCGATTTGACGAAGACCGGGATCGGCATCGCGCCCTCGGCCATTTCCTGCTGCATCAGCTTGCGCCCGCGCGACCAGGTCGTCAGCATCGTGAAGATGGTCAGGCCGATCGCCAGCGGCACCCAGCCGCCGTCGGGCACTTTGATCAAATTCGCGCCGAAATAGGCGATGTCGACGATGAAGAAGACCGCAAGGATCGGCAGCGCCTTCCACGCCGGCCACTTCCACAGCGTGAACAGCACGACGCTCATCAGACAGGTGTCGATGAACATCGCCCCGGTCACTGCAATGCCATAGGCCGCGGCAAGATTGCTCGACGATCCGAAGAAGAGGACGAGGATGATCACCATCACCATCAGGCCCCAATTGACCATCGGGATATAGATCTGTCCCGCCGCCGACGCGCTCGTATGTTCGACGCGCAGGCGCGGCATGAAGCCCAGCTGGATCGCCTGCTGGGTCAGCGAGAAGGCGCCCGAAATCACCGCCTGGCTTGCGATGATCGTCGCGAGGATCGCGAGGATGACGACGGGCACCTGCCAAGCCTCGGGCATCATCTGGAAAAAGGGATCGGCGATCAGGTCGGCGCGCGGCCCCATCTCTGCCTCGAGCACCATCGCCCCCTGCCCCATATAGTTCAGCATCAGCGCGGGCAGGACAAAGGTCAGCCAGCTCAGCCCGATCGGCCCGCGCCCGAAATGCCCCATGTCGGCGTAAAGCGCCTCGGCCCCCGTCACCGCGAGTACGACTGCGCCGAGCGCGATGAAGGCGGTGAAACCGTCGACATAAAAGAAGCGCAGCGCGTTCACCGGGTTCAGCGTCTCGAGGATGATTCCCGGATGGTCGACGATGTGGATCATCCCCAGGATCGCAAGCATCGTGAAATAGGCGAGCATGATCGGCCCGAACAGCGCGCCGACCTTGGCCGTCCCGCGCGACTGAATCGCGAAAATACCGATCAGGATCGCCAGCGCGATCGGCACGATATAAGGCTCGAAGCCCTTGTTGACGTAACTCAGCCCCTCGGTCGCCGAAAGCACCGACATCGCCGGGGTGATCATGCTGTCGCCATAGAAAAGCGCGGTCGCGAACACGCCAAGCAAGATGATCGGCCAGGTCCAGCGCTTTTCGCCCGACGAACGGCTGATCAGCGCGAGGAGCGCAAGGCTGCCCCCCTCGCCCTTGTTGTCGGCCTTCATGATCGTCAGAACATATTTGAAAGTGACGACGAGCATCATCGACCAGAAGACGAGGCTCAGCACGCCATAGATGTGCAGCCGGTCGGGCTCGATCGGGTGATGCCCGGCAAATGTCTCGCGGAACGCGTAAAGCGGACTCGTGCCAATGTCGCCGAACACGACGCCGATTGCACCGACGGCAAGCTTCAGCTTGCCATCGCCATGATGTCCGTGGCCGTAATGGGCCGTTTCGGCGGCAGCAGTGGCAGCGCGTGGAGCGCTATCCGCCGCCTGTTGCGACTCAGCAGTCATCGCGCGCCTTTAGACGAGCCTGAGCCTTTGGAATAGGTTTCAATTCGGGACGTCCCCGGCCGGTGCATCGGCCGGAGTTTCACCAGGAGTTTCGGCCGGCGCTTCGGAAGGAAGCTGCGGCCCAAGCGCCTGACGCAGTTGCGCAAGACGCATCTCGAGGTCGCGCCGCCAGGGCGCATCGGCCGGACTGCGCGCAAGAAGCTGGCTCCACACCGCTTCGGCGCCTTTCAGGTCGCCCCCCTGCGCCAGCGCAAGACCCGCAAAGAAGGGCGGCGCCGGATGCGACGGATCGCGCTTCGCTGCCTCGTCGAATGCAAGCGCCGCCGCGGGCGACATCATGCCGCCGCCATGCGCCGCGAGCGCGTTGCCCAGCCCGACCCAAAGGTCGACATTGTCGGGATATTTCTCGAGTCCCTTCTCGAGCGTCTTCGCCGCAAGTTCGGTCTTTCCGGTGCGCGCAAAACCGTCGGACATGCCGAGCCACTGCGCGGCCGGGCCAAAGCGTTCGGACATGCCCTGCCGCTGGTCGGTCAGCGCGTCGCCAAAGCTTTCGGGTTCCTCGGGCGCCGCGACCGGCTTGCCGGCAAGCGACGGATGGCCCTGCAACGCATAGCCCGCCAGCCCGAGCATCACCGCGGCCCCGGCCAGCGGCCGCGCTGCGGCAGGCAGCTTGCCGAGCCAGAAGATGCCGCCAATGGTCAAAAGCGCGACGAGCACTACCCAGAGCCAGATCATGCCGCGCCCTCCTCTTCGTCGTTCGCATTGCGGCGAAAGCGACCGAAGGCCAGCCATCCGCCGAGCGCGAGGAAGAGCAAGGGCCCGAGCCAAAGCAGCGCCGTCGCGCCGTCGAACGGCGGATCGTAACTGACCCAATTGCCATAACGCGCGACGAGCCATGTCTTGATTTCCGCCGGGCTTTCGCCCGCCGCGATCTTGCTGCGCACTTCGTGGCGCATATCGCCCGCCAGCGGCGCATCGCTATCCGCAATCGACTGCCCCTGACAGACGAGGCAGCGCAATTCCTCCATCAGCGCCTTTGCACGCGCTTCGTCGGCAGGATCCTTGAGTTGCTGATACGCATAAGGCGCGGGGGGCAGCCGGTCCTGCGCCGCCAGCGGTAGCGCCAGCGCGCCCAGTAGGCAAAGAAGGACGAACCGCAGGCTCACTTCATCGCCTCAAGCTTCGCGACGATCTCGGGCACCTGCTCCGCAAGGATCACGCCCTGAATCTGTTCGCGAATGATTCCCTTGCCATCGATCAGGAAGGTTTCGGGCACGCCCGAAGATCCCAATGCGATCTGGACGCTGCTCTGCATGTCCGACCCGATGCGGTCGAACGGATTGCCATATTCGCGCAGGAACATCGTGACATCCTCGGGGCGGTCGCGGATGGCGATCCCGTCGATCGGAACACCTGCGGCCTTCAGCGCTTCGAGCTGCGGCGCTTCGGCGCGGCACGGAATGCACCAGCTTGCGAACACATTGACCAGCCGCGGGCGTCCGTCGGCAAGCTGGCTGCTTTTCAGCCCCGCGACACCGGCAGTCGCCGGCGGCAGGTCGAACAGCGGCATCGGCTTGTCGATCCATTGCGACTGGATCAGCGTTTCGGCTGGCGTCACCAGCCGATAGACGAAGGCGCCGAACAGCAACCCCATGATCGCCAGCGGTACAAACAGGACCCAGCGGTTCTTCATGGCGCGAAACGCTCCCCGGCTTTGCGGGCGCGACGCGCGCGCCAGATGTTCAGCAATTGCGCACGCCCCAGCAGCGACAGCGCGGCGCCGATCGCGATCAGCGCGCCGCCGAGCCATATCCACCACACCAGCGGCTTCCACCACAGGCGGATCTGGTAACGGTCGGCGCTGCCGTCGTCGCTCGTCACCGGCTGGCCGAGCACCGCATAGAGCTGCCCGCCCGGCCGCGTCAGCAGCGCGGCCTCGTTGGTTTCGGTCGGCGCGGTTCCCATCAGCCCGGGGAAAGTGCGCGCTTCGGGCTTCATCGTGAAGCTTGCGCCCGACGGGGTCGTCGCCACCAACGTCCCCTCGATCGCGGTATAATTGGGGCCTGCCACCGGCTTGACGCCAACGAACGTCACCTTGAAATCGCCAACCTTCACCACCTCGCCGGGCGCCGCGGCGACCAGCCTTTCCTTGATGAAGGCGCTTTCGGCGCCCATGCCGGCAAGGCACACCGCGACGCCGAAATGCGCGACCACCATGCCCCATGTCGGCAACGGCGTGCGGCGCAGGTTGCGACCCCACAGGGGCGCCAGGCTCGCAACGGCCACAATCCCCGCGACGGTCATGCCAAGCAGCGGCAAGATGCCGACCTTGCCGCCGAACAGGATGAGCGCGAAGAGAACCGCTGCGCCCGCGAGGATCGCGGCGGGGAGCCGCGACCATAATTTCGTGCCGTCGTCCTTGCGCCAGTTCAGCAGCGGCCCGGCCACCATCACGAGGCACAGGATCAGCGCCAGCGGCCCGGCGACCTTGTTATAATAAGGCGGACCGACCGAAATCTTCTCGCCCATCGCTTCCGCGACGATCGGATAGAGCGTGCCGAGCAGGACGAGCGCGAGGATCGTCGTGAGCAACAGATTGTTGATCACCAGCGAACCCTCGCGGCTCAGCAGCGCGAATTTCTTGCCCTCGGCGACGCTTCCGGCGCGGAGCGCGAACAGGGTCAGCGCCCCGCCGATATAAATCGCCATCAGCGCGAGCAGGAACGTGCCGCGCTCGGGATCGACCGCGAAACTGTGAACGCTGGTGAGCAGCCCCGACCGGACGATGAACGTGCCAACCATCGACATCGAAAAACCGACAACCGCCAGCATGACGGTCCACGCGCGCAGCGCGTTGCGGGTGGCGGTCACCGCCACCGAATGAAGCAAGGCCGCACCCGCGAGCCAAGGCACGAGCGAGACATTCTCGACCGGATCCCAGAACCACCAGCCGCCCCAGCCCAGCTCATAATAGGCCCAGTAACTGCCCGCGGTGATGCCGAGGGTCAGGAAGATCCAGCTTCCCAGCACCCACGGACGCATCGCGCGGGCAAAGGCGGGGCCGATCTCGCGTGTGATCAGCGCACCGACGGCAAAGCTGAACGCGACCGATAGCCCGACATAACCGACGTAAAGCGTCGGCGGATGGAAGGCGAGCCCGATGTCCTGCAGCAACGGGTTGAGCCCTTGCCCGTCGGGCGGTGCTACCGGCAAACGTTTGAACGGATTCGACGAAAACAGCAGGAAAGCAAAGAAGCCGAGGCTCAGCGCGGCCTGCGCGGCCAGCGTCGCGATCAGCGTGTCCTCGCGCAGCCGCTTTTCGAAAATCGCGATCAGCCCGCCCGACAGCGACAGGATCATCAGCCACAGCAGCATCGATCCTTCGTGGTTGCCCCACGTTCCCGCGACCTTAAAGATCATCGGTTTCAGGCTGTTGCTGTTCCGCGCGACAAGCTCGACCGACATGTCGGAGCGCACGAACAATGCAATGAGCAGGCCGAACGCAACCGCCGTCAGCACGCCTTGCGCGACGCTGGCCGGGCGCACCAGCGCTGCCAGATCCTTCGATCCGCCGCGCAGGAAAAGCGTTCCCGCAACAAGCGACAGACAGGCGAGCGCCGCCGCGATCCACAACAGGGCCAGACCGAGTTCGGCGATCATGTCGCAGCCGGGGCCTTCATATTCTTCGGCATGTCACCCATCTGCGGCGGCATATAGCGTTCGTCATGCTTCGCGAGGATGCGGTCGGCGACGAATGTCCCGTCGGCGCGCATCCGGCCGTCGGCGACCATGCCGCTCTCTTCGCCGAACAGGTCGGGGACGATGCCCGTATATTCGACCGGCACCGACGCCTTGCCGTCGGTTGCGACGAAGCGGATCGTCAGCCCGTCGCTCTGGCGTTTGATGCTCCCCTTGGCGACCATCCCACCCAGCCGCATCGGCTCATCGACCGCGGCCTTGCCACCCTCGATCTCGACCGGCGTGCGGAAATAGGCCGCCTCGTCGCGCAGCGCACTCGCGGCGAGCACGCCGGCACCGCCGACGCCGCACAGCGCGACCAGCGCCAGAACCAGCCGTTGATGCTTGGCCTTCACTTACGATCCTTTCGCAGCGCGTCGCTGCGCTTCTCGGCCTTTTTCATTGCGCGCCAGCTTGCCCACAGCACCGCGCCGGTGAGCAACACCGTCAGCCCATAGGCCGCGGCGACAAACGCCCACTGACCGCCCCCGCTGATTACCCCCGTCACGCGTCAAATCCCCTCGTCGTCCGCCAGCCGCCTGAGCCGTGCCGCGACGCGGTTGTCGGCGATGATCCGCCGCATCCGCATCAGCACGATGGCACCGAATAGCAACGAAAAACCAAGCACGGTCAAGCCCAGCGGCCATAACAGCGCGCCGTCGATGCTCGATCCGCGCAGCGTGATGCTCGGCCCTTGATGCAGGCTATTCCACCACACGACGCTGCGGTTGATGATCGGAATGTTGATCGCGCCGACCAGCGCATAAATCGCCGCGCCGCGCGACAGCGATCCGCCTTGCCGCTGCCCGTCGTCGCCGCTCGTCAAAGCAATGAAGCCCGCATAAAGGAACAGCAGGACCAGCATCGAGGTCATCCGCCCGTCCCATTCCCACCAGGTTCCCCAGGTCGGGCGCCCCCAGATCGATCCGGTCGCAAGGCAAAGCGCGGTAAACAACATGCCGGGTACGGCGATGGCGCGCGCCGCTATGCCCGACAACGGGTGGCGCCACACGAGCTGGATCAGCCCCGCGATGGCAAGCGAGGTCCAGCCGCCCATGCCGAGCCAGGCCGACGGCACGTGAACATACAGGATCCGCGCGGTTTCGCCTTGCTTATAGTCGCCGGGAACCATCGCCAATCCGGCCCACGAGCCCGCGAGCACGAGCAACAGCCCGATGCTCAGCAGCCACGGTGTCAGCGGCTTGGCAATCGCAAGAAAGCGCGTGGGGTTGGCGTAAGCATGCATCGGGTCGCGTCGTCCTTAAGCGAGCCAGAGAAAGGGGTCCAGCAATTTGCCCGGCGCGACCCGGCGGCTCCTCTTTTGCCGCTCCGGCGCACACCGTCAACCGTCGTCGATTAACGCCGTGCCTGCTTGCTGCCTTTGAGCCATGTCAAATTGGCGGGGCACCTCGCCCGAAACTCACCCCTCCGGGCGCGTCCATATCCAGCTTCCGGTCACCGCCGCGGCAAGCACCGGAACCATCACCCACGGCCAGGGCGAAAAGATCGCGGCCAGCACGATGCTGAAGGCAAAGGCGGCGGTTGCGGCGATCTTGCCCTTGCGACTGATCGCGCCCTTTTCGCGCCAGGCGACGATATGATGTCCGAAATGCGGGTGCGTCAGCAGCCAGTTTTCGAGCCGCGGCGACGAGCGCGCGAAACAGAAGGCCGCGAGAATCACGAACGGCACCGTCGGCAGCAGCGGCAGAAAGGCGCCGATCGCGCCAAGCCCCAACGACGCCCAGCCTGCGACCAGATAGAAATGCCGTTTCATCAAGGGCTGGCTTAGCGGAAATCGAACCCCGCGCCAGCCCTCGAAGATATCAGCCGCGCCCGATCAGCTTCTGCGCCATCCGGTCGGCAACGGCCGACGCCGGCGCGCCGCTCGCCTTGCTCTCAGCCCAGATTTCGGCAAGCCGACCCGGAATCTGATGAATCCGGCTCTCGACTTCCTCGCGGTTGCCCTGCCCCAGATATTCGAGCGCGACGTTGATGATCCCGCCCGCATTGATCACATAATCGGGGGCATAGACGATCCCGCGATCGTGCACCCGCTGTCCGTCGGCGGCAGTCGCGAGCTGGTTGTTCGCACCGCCTGCGATGATCGGTACGCGCAGCTTCTCGATGCTTTGCTCGGTCAGGATCGCACCGAGCGCATTCGGGCTCAGTACGTCGGCTTCGATCTCCATAATCGCCGCCGAATCGGCCAGCTCCGCACCCAGTTCTTCCGCCAGCGCCTTTGCGCGCGCCAGATTGACGTCGGCGAGGGTCAGGATCGCGCCATCGGCGGCCAGCCGCCTCGCGACCCCGCCGCCCACGCTGCCGACGCCCTGAATCGCAACACGCACCCCTTTTGCACTATCGGCGCCGAGTCCCTGCTTGATCGCGGCGAGGATACCCAGATAGACACCGAGCGCGGTCTGCGGGCCAGGATCGCCACCGACTTCGTCGCCCGCGACGGGTAAGCCGCTGACATGCTTGGTCTGATGGGAAATCGCGACGATGTCGGCGACCGACATGCCAACATCTTCGGCGGTTACATAGGCACCGCCGAGCGAATCGACCGCACGGCCGAAGGCGGCAAGCAGCTCGGGGGTCTTGACGCCATTTTCGTCGGCAAGGATCACGCCCTTGCCGCCGCCCATCGGCAGGCCCGCCATCGCATTCTTGTAGCTCATGCCGCGCGACAGGCGCAGCGCATCGGTGATCGCCGCCGCGCGCTGCGGATAATGCCAGTAACGGACGCCGCCCGCGCCCGGGCCGAGGTGCGTCGAGTGGACGGCGATGACCGCCGTCAGCCCGCTCTGCCGGTCACGGAACATGTGAACATGCTCATGATCGTCGAAATCGGCGAAATCCCAGACAGCGGACATATTTCATCCTCACGTTAAAAAATTACGTGAACAAGCAATAATGCAACAGGCGCACCGAGTCACCCCAAAAGCGTCTATGCGCAATGATAGAGAAAATGGGGCGACCAACGGGGCTCGAACCCGCGACCTCCGGTACCACAAACCGGCGCTCTAACCAACTGAGCTATGGTCGCCACACGTCGGGCGAAACCGCCTGCGACAGCGCGCGGCGATAGGCGCGCCCTCCCCCTTCGTCAAGCATTGTTCGCTCACGCGGACACCACTAAAAGCACGCCATGGCTGGCAACGAACATGTCGACATGGCGACCTCGGGCGCCGACCGCACCGCCGAGCGGCTCGCCGCCGTCCCCGGCATCCGCCGCGCACCGACGCCAAAGCTGCAACAGTTCATGCTGTCCGGCTTTCTCGACGCCGAAACCTGCGCCGCACTGATCGCGCAGATCGACCGCGACGTGCGCCCTTCAACGATCGCCGATCCCAATGGCGACGACGCATTTCGCACCAGCACCACCTGCGACCTCGATCATCGCGACCCGATCGTGGTCGCAGTCAACGACCGACTCCACGACCTCACCGGCATCCCGCGCGAATATGGCGAACCGATGCAGGGACAGCGCTATGACGTCGGACAGGAATTCAAGGCGCACACCGATTATTTCGATCCGCACGGCGCCGACTGGGAAACCTATTGCGCGATACCGGGTCAACGTAGCTGGACGCTGATGATCTACCTTAACGAACCCGATGCGGGCGGCGCGACGCGTTTTCTAGCGACAGGGAAGATGCACCAGCCCGAGAAGGGCAAGCTGCTCGCGTGGAACAATGTGCGGCCCGACGGAACCGCCAACCCCGAAACGCTCCACCACGGGATGAAGGTGCGCAAGGGACGCAAATATATTATCACCAAATGGTTTCGCGAGCGCCCCTGGCCGTGGGCCGAGGGGGAACTGGCCTAAGCCAGCTCCCGCCCCGCCTTCACTTGACCAGGCGGTACTGGAAGTTCAGCGTCAGCGTGTTGGAGACGCGGCCGGGTTCGACCGGGGTCGCCTTCGCCGAACCGGCGTCCATCGCCATGCGCACCATTGGCATCGGCGGCTGCGGTCCAAAGC contains these protein-coding regions:
- a CDS encoding CaiB/BaiF CoA transferase family protein produces the protein MSKTSSGGALEGIKVVEMGQLIAGPFCGQLLGDMGAEIVKLEPPVTGDQMRNWGQGDKPSWWRVIARNKYSVAVDLRSEEGQALARELIAKADILIENFRPGTLEKWNLDPAELRKTNPGLIVVRVSGYGQTGPYSARAGFGGIGEAMGGWRGIVGYPDLPPARMGVSIGDTLAATYGCMGALAALHHRSKTGEGQVVDSALYEAVLQVMESTVSDYSASGTKRRRTGSTLPAIAPSNVYPCKDGEYLIGANQDGVFARLAAAMGRPELASDERYATHRARGVRQEELDALIGEWTKTLTIAELEAKMVDAGVPAGRVFDAEDMMADPHFAARDALVTVPDAELGEIRMQGVFPKLSATPGSVRRPAPLAVGQDTADILKRWLGREV
- a CDS encoding tetratricopeptide repeat protein; amino-acid sequence: MIWLWVVLVALLTIGGIFWLGKLPAAARPLAGAAVMLGLAGYALQGHPSLAGKPVAAPEEPESFGDALTDQRQGMSERFGPAAQWLGMSDGFARTGKTELAAKTLEKGLEKYPDNVDLWVGLGNALAAHGGGMMSPAAALAFDEAAKRDPSHPAPPFFAGLALAQGGDLKGAEAVWSQLLARSPADAPWRRDLEMRLAQLRQALGPQLPSEAPAETPGETPADAPAGDVPN
- a CDS encoding glutathione S-transferase family protein → MITLYGGPTPNARKIAIALVEMGLDWRLEYIDILAGDQLTPEFLALNPNNKTPVIVDDDGPGGAPFTLWETGAILLYLAEKTGRFMPADPTKRAICWQWLMFQVSGVGPMFGQEAHFTHYAKDRHDYAIARYSREVDRLMMVLDKRLGEAEWLAGDDYTIADMATLPYLRRQLIEKAGRFPNVDRWGAAMLARPAVAEGMQAGVARAETIEGGLTGFTDEHRAILWGDRQHVKR
- a CDS encoding AHH domain-containing protein, with amino-acid sequence MPGRGWYRAPPPQTGFQRHHLIPIALLQRAQMAAMFEELVGEGFALQHFGRNGLMLPACEPAALLSGHALHRGPHQGYSDVVAARVETIRAHFASEVPADPRTARRTAVARLRLLQDTTRRALTDRHGAGFWLNRRDPMRLFVDRPYLDDAIGKLFGQ
- a CDS encoding DsbE family thiol:disulfide interchange protein; amino-acid sequence: MKNRWVLFVPLAIMGLLFGAFVYRLVTPAETLIQSQWIDKPMPLFDLPPATAGVAGLKSSQLADGRPRLVNVFASWCIPCRAEAPQLEALKAAGVPIDGIAIRDRPEDVTMFLREYGNPFDRIGSDMQSSVQIALGSSGVPETFLIDGKGIIREQIQGVILAEQVPEIVAKLEAMK
- a CDS encoding cytochrome c-type biogenesis protein, coding for MSLRFVLLCLLGALALPLAAQDRLPPAPYAYQQLKDPADEARAKALMEELRCLVCQGQSIADSDAPLAGDMRHEVRSKIAAGESPAEIKTWLVARYGNWVSYDPPFDGATALLWLGPLLFLALGGWLAFGRFRRNANDEEEGAA
- a CDS encoding potassium transporter Kup gives rise to the protein MTAESQQAADSAPRAATAAAETAHYGHGHHGDGKLKLAVGAIGVVFGDIGTSPLYAFRETFAGHHPIEPDRLHIYGVLSLVFWSMMLVVTFKYVLTIMKADNKGEGGSLALLALISRSSGEKRWTWPIILLGVFATALFYGDSMITPAMSVLSATEGLSYVNKGFEPYIVPIALAILIGIFAIQSRGTAKVGALFGPIMLAYFTMLAILGMIHIVDHPGIILETLNPVNALRFFYVDGFTAFIALGAVVLAVTGAEALYADMGHFGRGPIGLSWLTFVLPALMLNYMGQGAMVLEAEMGPRADLIADPFFQMMPEAWQVPVVILAILATIIASQAVISGAFSLTQQAIQLGFMPRLRVEHTSASAAGQIYIPMVNWGLMVMVIILVLFFGSSSNLAAAYGIAVTGAMFIDTCLMSVVLFTLWKWPAWKALPILAVFFIVDIAYFGANLIKVPDGGWVPLAIGLTIFTMLTTWSRGRKLMQQEMAEGAMPIPVFVKSAANSATRVPGTAVFMTSSSDGVPHALLHNLKHNKVLHARIILLTIKIADVPFVKEEKFCLLEDLGQGFHRLVLNYGFMQPIDVPEALTRVTSCGGEFKMIETSFFLSRQTLIAASKPGMPIWREKLFAWMLRNSESAMEYFRLPTNRVVELGSQVAI